A single window of Sphingobacteriales bacterium DNA harbors:
- a CDS encoding OmpH family outer membrane protein, with protein sequence MKKVTLIIAVFAISICGAFAQRFAYVDTKYILDKMPEYKKAQATLDEQAAQWQKEIDNKSEQLKKMYTKYQAEEFLLSADLKKQREDEIIKAEDEIQELQKKRFGYSGDLFTKRQELVQPVQDKVFDAVQKIAEQRAYDFIFDKASGGATMLYTNPKYDVSEEVLKKLGL encoded by the coding sequence ATGAAAAAAGTAACTTTAATCATCGCAGTATTTGCAATTTCTATTTGTGGTGCATTTGCTCAAAGGTTTGCTTATGTAGATACTAAGTATATTTTAGATAAAATGCCAGAATATAAAAAAGCACAAGCTACCTTAGATGAGCAAGCTGCGCAATGGCAAAAAGAAATAGACAACAAGTCTGAACAGCTAAAAAAGATGTACACAAAATACCAAGCTGAAGAATTTTTGCTATCTGCAGATTTGAAAAAACAAAGAGAAGATGAAATCATCAAAGCTGAAGATGAAATTCAAGAATTACAAAAAAAACGTTTCGGATATAGTGGCGATTTGTTCACTAAAAGACAAGAACTAGTTCAGCCTGTGCAAGACAAAGTATTTGATGCTGTACAAAAAATTGCAGAACAACGCGCTTACGATTTTATTTTCGACAAAGCATCTGGTGGCGCAACTATGTTGTACACCAATCCAAAATATGATGTAAGTGAAGAAGTATTAAAAAAACTAGGATTATAA
- a CDS encoding OmpH family outer membrane protein — translation MKKIITVLAFLIALSSTSLAQNKFGYMNSLELISLMPETQVADSSLQKYAFELQTLMEKMYKEYDTKANDAATKKQKGLLTPEQEEVVLIELQDLEKRINDFQSSAEEKVETKRQKAYDPILKKANDAIKTVAKANGYTYIFDTSAQALLYAVEGDDIIELVKKQLNIQAPKTTAPKTTTAPK, via the coding sequence ATGAAAAAAATTATCACAGTATTAGCGTTTTTAATTGCCTTATCAAGCACATCATTAGCTCAAAATAAGTTTGGCTACATGAATTCCTTAGAGCTTATCTCATTAATGCCAGAAACACAAGTAGCAGACTCATCTTTACAAAAATATGCTTTTGAATTACAAACTTTAATGGAAAAGATGTATAAAGAATATGATACAAAAGCAAACGATGCAGCAACTAAAAAACAAAAAGGATTGCTAACACCAGAACAAGAAGAAGTTGTACTTATTGAGCTTCAAGACTTAGAAAAAAGAATTAATGATTTTCAAAGTTCTGCAGAAGAAAAAGTAGAAACAAAAAGACAAAAAGCATATGATCCAATTCTTAAGAAAGCAAATGATGCAATAAAAACTGTAGCAAAAGCAAATGGATATACTTACATTTTTGATACAAGTGCACAAGCTTTATTATATGCTGTTGAAGGTGATGATATTATTGAATTAGTAAAAAAACAATTAAACATCCAAGCACCTAAAACTACTGCACCTAAAACTACTACTGCTCCAAAATAA
- the murI gene encoding glutamate racemase, protein MDFNYPIGIFDSGIGGLTVANAILKQLPNEHIVYFGDTAHLPYGDKSADAIKSYAKKIGNFLVDKHAKIIVIACNTASSVAYDLLTKSTPEHVQIINVIDPVVHYIIQKKYKKVGVIGTQGTIKSNIYQQKIHLQDSSIKVHQLATPLLAPMIESGFVHGQISDLVIEEYLQHANLQDIDTLILGCTHYPLIKKEIEHYYNKHNKNVEVLATNEIVGKYVKQFMIENGLLNVADTAAKHSFYVSDYSDTFAKTTNLFFGKKIELKAIKL, encoded by the coding sequence ATGGATTTTAATTATCCTATCGGAATATTTGATTCAGGTATTGGCGGCCTAACGGTCGCCAATGCTATTTTAAAACAATTGCCAAACGAGCATATTGTTTATTTTGGTGATACAGCACACTTGCCTTATGGTGATAAATCTGCTGATGCCATAAAATCTTATGCTAAGAAAATAGGCAATTTTTTAGTTGATAAACATGCAAAAATAATTGTGATTGCATGCAACACAGCTTCTTCTGTTGCGTATGATTTACTAACCAAATCTACACCAGAGCATGTACAAATTATCAATGTGATAGACCCAGTTGTACATTATATCATTCAGAAAAAATATAAAAAAGTTGGTGTAATTGGTACACAAGGAACTATTAAATCAAATATCTATCAACAAAAAATACATTTGCAAGATAGTAGTATAAAAGTGCATCAACTTGCTACACCATTGCTTGCTCCAATGATTGAATCTGGTTTTGTACATGGACAAATTAGTGATTTGGTTATTGAAGAATATTTACAACATGCAAATTTACAAGACATAGATACTTTAATTTTAGGCTGTACGCACTACCCATTGATAAAAAAAGAAATAGAACATTATTACAATAAACATAATAAAAATGTGGAGGTGCTTGCTACTAATGAAATTGTAGGTAAGTATGTAAAACAATTTATGATAGAAAATGGTTTATTGAATGTTGCAGACACTGCAGCAAAACATAGTTTCTATGTATCAGATTATTCAGATACTTTTGCCAAAACAACTAACCTTTTCTTCGGTAAGAAAATAGAACTAAAAGCAATAAAGTTATAG
- a CDS encoding GMC family oxidoreductase produces MENVEYDYVIIGSGFGGSVSALRLSEKGYKVLVIEKGKWFNKPEDFAKTNWNLRKWMWMPKLGLQGLFKLTFYRHVAIVSGVGVGGGSLVYANTLPIPKSEFYNSGHWNGLENWEEDLKPFYQTALKMLGAERNPFMSKSDKVMQQLATNIGRPDAFDKTNVAVYFGKKDITVPDPYFDGKGPSRTGCNLCGGCMIGCRFNAKNTLDKNYLYLAQQLGAKILAEKIVYDVVPLSNDGSAGYEIKFKDSLSYFAKKYSVKTKGVIFSGGVLGTVDLLLKLKDTSLPNLSDTVGSGIRTNSESLIGVTTFDKNISFSEGIAIGSIIHIDEHRHIEPVKYSEGSGFWRIFMAPMVTGKNIVVRLFNMIKDFILNPINNLKAFFVDDWSKRTQILLYMESIDSTLRFKRNMFGGMKTNMDNGPAPTAFNPKAQELAHEVEKIVDGKAMVMSSETLFGIPTTAHILGGACMGKDAQSGVIDKENKVFNYQNMMVCDGAMISANPGVNPSLSITAITERAMSKIPNKG; encoded by the coding sequence ATGGAAAATGTAGAATATGATTATGTAATTATAGGTAGTGGATTTGGTGGTTCAGTATCAGCGCTTCGGCTTTCAGAAAAAGGCTATAAAGTATTAGTCATAGAGAAAGGAAAATGGTTTAACAAACCAGAAGATTTTGCTAAAACAAACTGGAATTTGCGCAAATGGATGTGGATGCCAAAACTTGGATTGCAAGGCTTATTTAAGCTTACATTCTATCGTCATGTTGCAATTGTAAGTGGTGTTGGCGTTGGTGGTGGTTCTTTAGTATATGCCAATACATTGCCTATACCAAAATCAGAATTTTATAATTCTGGACACTGGAATGGCTTAGAAAACTGGGAAGAAGACTTAAAACCATTTTATCAAACTGCATTAAAAATGTTGGGTGCTGAAAGAAATCCATTCATGAGCAAAAGCGACAAAGTAATGCAGCAATTAGCAACAAATATAGGACGACCAGATGCTTTTGACAAAACCAATGTTGCTGTTTATTTTGGCAAGAAAGATATAACTGTGCCAGATCCATATTTTGATGGAAAAGGACCAAGCAGAACAGGTTGCAATCTATGTGGTGGTTGTATGATTGGTTGTAGATTTAATGCAAAAAATACCTTGGACAAAAATTATTTATATCTAGCACAACAACTAGGTGCAAAAATTTTAGCAGAAAAAATAGTCTATGATGTTGTTCCATTATCTAATGATGGAAGTGCAGGTTATGAAATTAAATTCAAAGATTCTTTATCCTATTTTGCAAAAAAATATAGTGTAAAAACTAAAGGTGTAATTTTTTCTGGTGGCGTATTAGGTACAGTAGATTTATTATTAAAATTAAAAGACACATCATTGCCAAACCTATCAGATACAGTAGGCTCTGGAATTAGAACTAACTCTGAAAGCTTAATAGGTGTTACAACTTTTGATAAAAATATTTCATTCTCAGAAGGCATAGCTATTGGTTCTATCATTCACATTGATGAACATAGACATATAGAACCTGTAAAATATTCAGAAGGATCAGGATTTTGGCGCATATTTATGGCGCCAATGGTTACTGGCAAAAATATTGTGGTAAGGTTATTTAATATGATTAAAGATTTTATACTAAACCCAATTAATAATTTAAAAGCATTTTTTGTGGATGATTGGAGTAAACGCACACAAATATTATTATATATGGAAAGTATAGATTCTACTTTGCGTTTTAAAAGAAATATGTTTGGTGGCATGAAAACAAATATGGATAATGGACCAGCACCAACAGCATTCAATCCAAAAGCACAAGAACTTGCACACGAAGTAGAAAAAATTGTAGATGGAAAAGCAATGGTAATGAGTTCTGAAACATTGTTTGGCATTCCAACTACAGCACATATTTTAGGTGGTGCATGTATGGGAAAAGATGCACAATCTGGAGTAATTGATAAAGAAAACAAAGTGTTTAATTATCAGAATATGATGGTTTGTGATGGTGCTATGATTTCAGCAAATCCTGGTGTAAATCCAAGTTTGAGTATTACAGCAATTACAGAACGTGCCATGAGTAAAATTCCAAATAAAGGGTAG
- a CDS encoding arginase family protein — MFFDFVQPIPKELYHDLLLQNQQLDSNVAFYKLNTEDIETYDIALLGIEDFRGYVENKGTELAPNVIRKKLYSYAPFFEQTKIVDLGNIKAGTTYQDTLVAVAETIKDAFKNNLKIIILGGDISFTLAQYQAYQIFENEIQLTQISSNIDIEDNQEDNYKRYIYDILKTDYLKRYNLVGYQSYFIKKSIQEIIHNYQFDALRVGKIRQNIFEAEPLIREADLVSFDINAIRYSDAPAQKAPSPNGLFGDEACMLARFAGMSDMLNSIGFYNFNPNEDIKGITAHQVAQMVWYFIEGVKLRKQDYPITSEDNFYHYTTSIDSEYFTFLKSKKTERWWMKIPVKRNESTIYHLIPCTYEDYNTARNGEIPEPWMRNVLRLS; from the coding sequence ATGTTTTTTGATTTCGTCCAGCCTATTCCAAAAGAATTATACCATGATTTGCTTCTGCAAAATCAACAATTAGATAGTAATGTTGCATTCTATAAATTGAATACCGAAGACATAGAAACTTATGATATTGCACTACTAGGAATAGAAGATTTTAGAGGATATGTAGAAAATAAAGGAACAGAACTAGCACCAAATGTTATTAGAAAAAAACTATATAGCTACGCACCATTTTTCGAACAAACAAAAATAGTAGACTTAGGTAATATCAAAGCAGGAACTACATATCAAGATACTTTGGTAGCAGTTGCAGAAACAATAAAAGATGCTTTTAAAAATAATTTGAAAATAATTATTCTTGGTGGAGATATTTCATTCACACTAGCACAATATCAAGCATATCAGATTTTTGAAAATGAAATACAACTCACACAAATTAGCTCAAATATAGATATAGAAGACAACCAAGAAGACAATTATAAAAGATATATTTATGATATACTAAAAACAGATTATCTAAAAAGATATAATTTAGTTGGATATCAATCTTACTTTATAAAGAAAAGCATACAAGAAATAATCCATAATTATCAATTTGATGCATTAAGAGTAGGCAAAATAAGGCAAAATATATTTGAAGCAGAACCATTAATTAGAGAAGCAGATTTAGTAAGTTTTGATATTAATGCAATCAGATATTCAGATGCACCTGCACAAAAAGCACCATCACCAAATGGACTATTTGGAGATGAAGCATGCATGCTAGCACGTTTTGCAGGCATGAGTGATATGCTAAACTCAATTGGGTTTTATAATTTCAATCCAAATGAAGATATAAAAGGCATTACGGCACATCAAGTTGCGCAAATGGTATGGTATTTTATTGAAGGTGTAAAACTAAGAAAACAAGATTATCCAATTACAAGCGAAGATAATTTCTATCATTATACAACTAGTATAGATAGTGAGTATTTTACTTTCTTAAAAAGCAAAAAAACAGAAAGATGGTGGATGAAAATTCCTGTAAAAAGAAACGAAAGCACTATATATCATCTTATTCCATGTACGTACGAAGATTACAATACAGCCAGAAACGGAGAAATTCCTGAACCATGGATGAGAAACGTACTTAGATTGTCTTAA
- a CDS encoding methyltransferase domain-containing protein gives MVSNLKWKVAQQLEIKWWQRYLKHKNVDEYLSWKKKYWIDFLQHIPDLPKLEQLQVLDAGCGPAGIFMVLDKNKVDAVDPLINQYQALPHFDVSNYTHTQFISKSIEEIDVIEKYDVIFCLNAINHVADIQLAYHKLANALKKGGQIYVSVDAHRFAILKKIFQILPGDALHPHQYDLQEYEAFLKSEHLNVFSSILIKKEPIFDYYLCIAKK, from the coding sequence ATGGTAAGTAATCTAAAATGGAAAGTAGCACAACAACTAGAAATTAAATGGTGGCAACGCTATTTAAAACATAAAAATGTAGATGAATACCTAAGCTGGAAAAAAAAATATTGGATAGACTTTTTGCAACATATTCCTGATTTACCCAAATTAGAACAACTACAAGTATTAGACGCAGGTTGTGGACCAGCAGGCATTTTTATGGTATTAGATAAAAATAAAGTAGATGCCGTAGATCCATTAATCAATCAATATCAAGCATTGCCACATTTCGATGTAAGCAATTACACACACACACAATTTATTTCCAAAAGCATCGAAGAAATTGATGTAATTGAAAAGTATGATGTTATTTTTTGTCTAAATGCTATCAACCATGTAGCAGACATACAACTAGCCTATCATAAATTAGCAAACGCATTAAAAAAAGGTGGACAAATATATGTTTCTGTAGATGCACATAGATTTGCAATACTCAAAAAAATATTTCAAATATTGCCTGGAGATGCTTTGCATCCACACCAATATGACTTGCAAGAATATGAAGCTTTTCTAAAATCTGAGCACTTAAATGTATTTTCTAGTATTTTAATAAAAAAAGAACCTATCTTCGATTATTATCTGTGCATAGCCAAAAAGTAA
- a CDS encoding type 2 isopentenyl-diphosphate Delta-isomerase yields the protein MEQQTNIQDSNASNRKQDHIQLAFQAQVSTQQIDDRFYYEPLLAAHPNKNLTSKRFLNKTIQTPIWVSSMTGGTEKAYQINHNLAQACAHFKMGMSLGSCRSLLDSNDRLPDFDLRKILGDDVPFYANLGIAQIEILLDQNNVHKITELIDKLQADGLIVHINPLQEWLQPEGDKIKYPPIDTLKRLIDVLKTNIIVKEVGQGFGKRSLKELLELPIQAIEFAAHGGTNFSKLELLRNQTEKQSLYDSIANIGHSATEMVSFINDILKENNGTLQQDKEFIISGGIKNFLDGYYLMSKLHANSIYGQASTLLKYAEQSYDALHQYLDAQIEGLKLAQAFLKAK from the coding sequence TTGGAACAACAAACAAACATACAAGACAGTAATGCAAGCAATAGAAAGCAAGACCATATTCAGCTGGCTTTCCAAGCACAAGTATCTACACAGCAAATAGATGATAGATTTTACTACGAGCCATTGTTAGCTGCGCATCCAAATAAAAACCTAACTAGTAAAAGATTTCTCAACAAAACAATACAAACGCCAATCTGGGTTTCTAGTATGACTGGTGGCACTGAGAAAGCATATCAAATCAATCATAATTTAGCACAAGCTTGCGCACATTTCAAAATGGGCATGAGCTTAGGTTCTTGTCGTTCTTTGTTAGATAGCAATGATAGATTACCAGATTTTGATTTAAGAAAAATATTAGGCGATGATGTTCCTTTTTATGCAAATTTAGGTATTGCACAGATAGAGATTTTATTAGATCAAAACAACGTACATAAAATAACTGAACTAATAGATAAATTACAAGCAGATGGTTTAATAGTACATATCAATCCATTGCAAGAATGGCTACAACCAGAAGGCGATAAAATTAAATATCCACCAATTGATACATTAAAAAGACTAATAGATGTACTAAAAACAAATATTATTGTAAAAGAAGTTGGACAAGGATTTGGAAAACGAAGTCTAAAAGAATTATTAGAATTACCAATTCAAGCTATTGAGTTTGCAGCACATGGTGGTACAAATTTCTCAAAATTAGAGCTGCTAAGAAACCAAACAGAAAAACAAAGTTTATACGATTCAATTGCAAATATTGGGCATAGTGCAACAGAAATGGTAAGTTTTATTAACGATATTCTTAAAGAAAATAATGGAACTTTGCAACAAGACAAAGAATTTATTATTTCTGGTGGAATAAAAAATTTCTTAGATGGTTATTATCTAATGAGCAAACTACATGCAAATAGTATATATGGTCAAGCATCTACATTATTAAAATATGCTGAACAAAGTTATGATGCATTGCACCAATATTTAGATGCACAGATTGAAGGTTTAAAATTAGCACAGGCATTTTTAAAAGCAAAATAA